A genomic segment from Bosea sp. OAE506 encodes:
- a CDS encoding ABC transporter ATP-binding protein/permease has protein sequence MACGFWAGETAFRAWLLTATVAGCVAAQISVAVWINNWNRQFFDALETRDPPAIWAVVALLPALVATAAVVLSALVISRIALQIRWREFVTTRLISRWVSRQRYYHLQFSAPDLPAPEYRIAEDGRLSVEPVVEFVIGLITAAVSALTFATILWRVAGSANFTLGGTQVVIPSYMALSAILYAAVTSYAAYLAGWPLVKRIAGKNEAEARFRAEMTRLRENAESIALIRGDADERLSLMRNYGHVVSVWFAVMRQQGVVALVLNANSALFPIVPLLLIAPKFVSGEVTLGAVMQIVAAFMAVQAALIWFVDNFLRLAEWFASVARVDELQQALDERDDAAATVPEPCLSVSHGEVDAIHLVDLSLRHANAAPVLSPTSLVIDRGERVLITGESGVGKSTLIRALAGLWPWGSGQILMPRGLSLAFVPQKPYLPIGTLRTVLLYPHAASPPSDDRLVAIMQRCGLADMAARLDETAPWDRLLSGGERQRIAFARLLVQAPDIIIMDEATSALDEASQSSLLALFGEELNEATLVSVGHRPSLDSFHDRRITMLKSAEGAVIVSARSIPERRVTEPGLS, from the coding sequence ATGGCCTGCGGGTTTTGGGCGGGTGAGACCGCATTCAGGGCGTGGCTCCTGACCGCGACGGTGGCCGGATGCGTGGCCGCGCAGATCAGCGTCGCCGTCTGGATCAACAACTGGAACCGTCAGTTCTTCGACGCGCTGGAAACGCGGGATCCCCCGGCCATCTGGGCGGTGGTTGCCTTGCTGCCGGCGCTCGTTGCCACGGCTGCGGTGGTCCTGTCGGCCCTTGTCATCAGCCGGATCGCCCTTCAGATCCGGTGGCGCGAGTTCGTCACGACCAGGCTCATCTCGCGCTGGGTCTCTCGCCAGCGCTATTACCACCTGCAGTTCTCGGCACCCGACCTGCCTGCGCCCGAATACAGGATCGCCGAGGATGGCCGATTATCCGTCGAGCCCGTGGTCGAATTCGTCATCGGGCTGATCACGGCCGCGGTCAGCGCACTGACATTCGCGACGATCCTCTGGCGGGTGGCGGGATCGGCCAACTTCACGCTGGGCGGCACCCAGGTGGTGATCCCCAGCTACATGGCCCTATCGGCCATCCTCTATGCGGCCGTCACGTCCTACGCCGCCTATCTCGCGGGTTGGCCGCTGGTGAAGCGGATCGCCGGGAAGAACGAGGCGGAGGCGCGTTTCCGGGCGGAGATGACGCGCCTGCGCGAAAATGCGGAAAGCATCGCATTGATCCGCGGCGACGCCGATGAGCGTCTGTCGCTGATGCGAAACTACGGGCACGTGGTGTCGGTCTGGTTCGCGGTCATGCGTCAGCAGGGCGTTGTCGCGCTGGTCCTGAACGCCAACAGCGCGCTCTTCCCCATCGTGCCGCTCTTGCTGATAGCGCCGAAATTCGTGTCCGGCGAGGTCACGCTCGGGGCGGTCATGCAGATCGTGGCGGCGTTCATGGCGGTGCAGGCCGCCCTGATCTGGTTCGTCGATAACTTCCTGCGCCTGGCCGAATGGTTCGCGTCCGTCGCGCGCGTCGATGAACTGCAGCAGGCGCTGGATGAACGCGACGATGCGGCAGCCACCGTTCCGGAGCCTTGCCTCAGCGTCTCACATGGCGAGGTCGATGCGATCCATCTCGTGGACCTCTCCCTGCGCCATGCCAACGCGGCGCCCGTGCTCTCTCCGACATCCCTGGTGATCGATCGCGGCGAGCGCGTGCTCATCACCGGAGAAAGCGGCGTCGGCAAAAGCACGCTGATCAGAGCGCTGGCCGGCTTATGGCCCTGGGGCAGCGGCCAGATCCTCATGCCGAGGGGCCTTTCGCTGGCCTTCGTGCCACAGAAACCCTATCTGCCGATCGGTACACTTCGTACGGTTCTCCTCTACCCGCATGCCGCGAGCCCGCCATCGGATGATCGTCTCGTCGCGATCATGCAGCGTTGCGGACTTGCCGATATGGCGGCCCGTCTTGACGAGACGGCGCCGTGGGACCGCCTCCTCTCAGGCGGCGAACGCCAACGCATCGCCTTCGCGCGCCTGCTCGTACAGGCACCGGACATCATCATCATGGACGAGGCGACATCGGCGTTGGACGAGGCGAGCCAGTCATCTCTGCTGGCACTCTTCGGCGAGGAACTGAACGAAGCGACCCTGGTGAGTGTCGGCCACCGCCCGAGCCTCGATTCCTTCCATGATCGCAGGATCACGATGCTCAAGTCCGCCGAAGGTGCGGTGATCGTATCCGCGAGGTCTATTCCCGAGCGTCGCGTCACCGAACCCGGGCTGTCCTGA
- the fdhD gene encoding formate dehydrogenase accessory sulfurtransferase FdhD: protein MMQPGDHLDPACRPVASTRWRYEAETQTARDTEIAVEWPVNIRYGSVPYAVMMATPLDLEDFVTGFSLTEGIIAEASEIRSIRVADEAEAITLDVDLTPGRFRQHLGRQRRLTGRTSCGVCGVEDASQLPRAEKSVAAHAPIAAEAVARAVGDLRSHQPLHARTRSVHGAVWCDHEGRIRLAREDVGRHNALDKLIGAVLRTGEAAADGFVVVTSRASYEMVEKTAILGAAALVSVSAPTSLAVTRARAAGLMLVSVAREDGCEVFSGELAG from the coding sequence ATGATGCAGCCGGGAGACCATCTCGATCCGGCCTGCCGCCCGGTGGCGAGCACGCGCTGGCGCTACGAGGCGGAAACGCAGACCGCCCGCGATACGGAGATCGCCGTCGAATGGCCGGTCAACATCCGCTACGGCTCGGTGCCCTATGCGGTGATGATGGCGACGCCGCTCGACCTCGAGGACTTCGTCACCGGGTTCAGCCTGACCGAGGGGATCATCGCCGAGGCAAGCGAAATCCGGAGCATCCGCGTCGCCGACGAGGCGGAGGCGATCACCCTTGATGTCGACCTCACACCGGGCCGCTTCCGGCAGCATCTCGGCCGGCAGCGCCGGCTGACCGGGCGCACCTCCTGCGGCGTCTGCGGCGTCGAGGATGCGAGCCAGCTGCCGCGGGCGGAGAAAAGCGTCGCAGCCCACGCGCCGATCGCCGCCGAGGCCGTGGCCCGCGCCGTCGGCGATCTGCGCTCCCACCAGCCGCTGCATGCCCGCACCCGCTCCGTCCATGGCGCCGTCTGGTGCGATCACGAGGGCCGCATCCGCCTGGCCCGCGAGGATGTCGGCCGCCACAACGCCCTCGACAAGCTGATCGGAGCGGTGCTGCGCACGGGCGAAGCAGCGGCGGACGGGTTCGTCGTGGTCACGAGCCGGGCTTCCTACGAAATGGTCGAAAAGACCGCGATCCTCGGCGCTGCGGCGCTCGTCTCGGTCTCGGCGCCGACCTCGCTGGCGGTGACCCGAGCAAGAGCCGCCGGGCTGATGCTGGTCTCCGTCGCCCGGGAGGACGGCTGCGAGGTCTTCTCGGGAGAACTCGCCGGCTAA
- a CDS encoding formate/nitrite transporter family protein, protein MSGTADSSASLPTMLAPPELKDRVFDALAQKAELPLRAMLVLGLLAGVYIGFGGLFSTIALTGADALPYGLGQVVAGLVFAAGLGLVMIAGAELFTGNTMMLAGVMAGRIALPRALKALAIVYIANLTGSLILAALVYGAGLHETQGGAVGRTAVDMALRKTELSFGATVASGILANILVCLAVWCAYAGETVTQKLAGLTLPVAAFVAAGLEHSVANMYLLPYAWLVEAGTTDSPVALSLGALLGNLLPATLGNLLGGTLIAAAYRFAFAPASAEAREAEPATGGTSR, encoded by the coding sequence ATGAGTGGCACCGCCGACAGCTCTGCATCGCTCCCCACCATGCTGGCGCCGCCGGAGCTGAAGGACCGGGTCTTTGACGCGCTGGCGCAGAAGGCCGAACTGCCCCTGCGGGCGATGCTCGTGCTCGGGCTCCTCGCCGGCGTCTATATCGGCTTCGGCGGCCTCTTCTCGACGATTGCCCTCACCGGCGCGGACGCCCTGCCCTACGGGCTCGGTCAGGTCGTGGCGGGTCTCGTCTTCGCAGCGGGGCTGGGCCTCGTCATGATCGCGGGCGCGGAGCTGTTCACCGGCAACACGATGATGCTCGCAGGCGTCATGGCCGGGCGCATCGCGCTGCCCCGGGCCCTGAAGGCGCTCGCTATCGTCTACATCGCCAATCTCACGGGCTCGCTGATCCTGGCTGCGCTGGTCTACGGCGCTGGCCTGCACGAGACGCAGGGAGGCGCCGTGGGTCGCACTGCGGTCGACATGGCGCTTCGCAAAACGGAGCTGTCCTTCGGGGCGACCGTGGCCAGCGGAATCCTGGCCAACATACTGGTCTGCCTCGCGGTCTGGTGCGCCTATGCCGGCGAGACGGTGACGCAGAAGCTCGCCGGGCTGACGCTGCCGGTGGCGGCCTTCGTGGCAGCGGGCCTCGAACACTCCGTCGCGAACATGTACCTGCTGCCCTATGCCTGGCTGGTGGAGGCCGGCACGACCGACTCCCCGGTCGCATTGTCGCTCGGCGCCCTTCTCGGCAACCTCCTGCCTGCAACGCTCGGCAATCTGCTCGGCGGCACGCTGATCGCCGCAGCCTATCGGTTCGCCTTCGCTCCGGCATCCGCCGAGGCGCGCGAGGCCGAGCCGGCGACCGGAGGGACGTCGCGATGA
- a CDS encoding FdhF/YdeP family oxidoreductase, whose product MARRARYKPYRQPTGGWGSVKSLGLHVVGQNAYHSTPALLTDHNKVGGYACTSCAWTKPREAHSAEFCENGAKATFWDVTTRRTTPEFFARHSVKELLGWSDYDLENAGRLTHPMRYDRTSDRYVEVSWAEAFADIGGKLKGYDPKSTVFYASGRASLETSYMYQLFARLYGHNNLPDSSNMCHETTSVALPQSIGTPVGTVLLDDFAATDCILSFGQNVGTNSPRLLHTLQQVRERDVPIIVFNPLRERGWEAFVNPQRPGQMLTNAPTQIATQYHQPRAGGDIAAMLGIGKVLLALDDEAKAAGRTRVLDEAFIAEHTQEFPAFEAKLRETGWEEIIEASGLPRAAMEAAAATYAKATATIAIYGMGLTQHRLGVDSVQMLVNLLLMRGQIGKPGAGICPVRGHSNVQGQRTVGIAEKAELVPLDRLAEQYRFEPPREDGLATVEACEAIVAGEIRAFVGLGGNFVRAIPERELMEAKWGGIDLSVQIATKLNRGHLITGQTSYLLPTIVRSEIDEQAGGPQIVTVEDSMTCIHASRGKWKPAAATLLSEPTIVAELAKATLPPNPHVPWDAWVADYAKVRDAIEATYPDQFERFNQRLDIPGGFPRPVAARERRWETDSGKAHFKVPKALSASFDDGLDHGVLRLITLRSNDQFNTTVYGYDDRLRGISGSRMIVMMNRDDRIRFGIAEKGKARLTTAVDDGILRSMGGFEVIDYDIPAGTCAAYFPECNALLPLWQYAEESKTPAAKSIPIRVTAE is encoded by the coding sequence ATGGCCCGTCGCGCACGCTACAAGCCCTATCGGCAACCCACCGGTGGATGGGGCTCGGTCAAGTCGCTCGGCCTCCATGTCGTCGGTCAAAATGCCTACCACAGCACGCCGGCGCTGCTCACGGACCACAACAAGGTCGGCGGCTATGCCTGCACGAGTTGCGCCTGGACCAAGCCGCGCGAGGCCCATAGCGCCGAATTCTGCGAGAACGGCGCAAAGGCGACCTTCTGGGACGTGACGACCCGGCGCACGACGCCCGAATTCTTCGCCCGCCACAGCGTGAAAGAACTGCTCGGCTGGTCTGATTACGACCTCGAGAATGCCGGGCGGCTGACGCATCCGATGCGCTACGACCGCACCTCCGACCGTTATGTCGAGGTGTCCTGGGCGGAGGCTTTCGCCGACATCGGCGGGAAGCTCAAAGGCTACGATCCGAAGTCGACCGTGTTCTACGCCTCGGGCCGGGCCTCGCTCGAAACCTCCTACATGTACCAGCTCTTCGCGCGGCTCTACGGGCACAACAACCTGCCCGACAGCTCGAACATGTGCCACGAGACGACCTCGGTGGCGCTGCCGCAAAGCATCGGCACGCCGGTCGGCACCGTGCTGCTCGACGATTTCGCCGCGACCGACTGCATCCTCTCCTTCGGACAGAATGTCGGCACAAACTCGCCGCGGCTGCTGCACACGCTGCAGCAGGTCCGCGAGCGCGACGTGCCGATCATCGTGTTCAACCCTCTGCGCGAGCGCGGCTGGGAAGCGTTCGTCAACCCGCAGCGCCCGGGGCAGATGCTCACCAACGCCCCGACGCAGATCGCGACCCAGTATCATCAGCCGCGCGCCGGCGGCGACATCGCCGCGATGCTGGGGATCGGCAAGGTGCTGCTCGCACTGGACGACGAGGCGAAGGCAGCCGGGCGGACGCGGGTTCTCGACGAGGCCTTCATCGCCGAGCACACCCAGGAATTCCCCGCCTTCGAGGCCAAGCTGCGCGAGACGGGTTGGGAGGAGATCATCGAGGCCTCCGGCCTGCCGCGCGCCGCGATGGAAGCCGCCGCCGCGACCTATGCCAAGGCGACGGCGACCATTGCGATCTACGGCATGGGCCTGACCCAGCACCGGCTCGGCGTCGACAGCGTGCAGATGCTGGTCAACCTGCTGCTGATGCGCGGGCAGATCGGCAAGCCCGGCGCCGGCATCTGCCCCGTGCGCGGCCATTCCAACGTGCAGGGCCAGCGCACCGTCGGCATCGCCGAGAAGGCCGAGTTGGTGCCGCTCGACAGGCTGGCGGAGCAGTACCGCTTCGAGCCGCCGCGCGAGGACGGTCTGGCGACGGTGGAAGCCTGCGAGGCGATCGTGGCCGGCGAGATCCGGGCCTTCGTCGGGCTCGGCGGCAATTTCGTGCGCGCCATCCCCGAGCGCGAACTGATGGAGGCCAAGTGGGGTGGGATCGACCTCTCGGTCCAGATCGCGACCAAGCTCAACCGCGGCCACCTCATCACGGGCCAGACCAGCTATCTGCTGCCAACGATCGTCCGCTCCGAGATCGACGAGCAGGCGGGCGGCCCCCAGATCGTCACCGTCGAGGATTCGATGACCTGCATCCACGCTTCGCGCGGGAAGTGGAAGCCGGCGGCCGCGACGCTCCTGTCCGAGCCGACGATCGTGGCCGAACTGGCGAAGGCGACGCTCCCACCCAATCCCCACGTTCCCTGGGACGCGTGGGTGGCCGATTATGCGAAGGTGCGCGACGCGATCGAGGCGACCTATCCCGACCAGTTCGAACGCTTCAACCAGCGGCTCGACATTCCCGGCGGCTTTCCGCGCCCGGTGGCGGCGCGCGAGCGGCGTTGGGAGACCGACAGCGGCAAGGCCCATTTCAAGGTGCCGAAGGCCCTCTCCGCCAGCTTCGACGACGGTCTTGACCATGGCGTGCTGCGGCTGATCACGCTGCGCTCCAACGACCAGTTCAACACGACCGTCTACGGCTATGATGACCGCCTGCGCGGCATCAGCGGCTCGCGGATGATCGTGATGATGAACCGCGACGACCGCATCCGTTTCGGCATCGCCGAGAAGGGCAAGGCACGGCTGACGACGGCTGTCGACGACGGCATCCTACGCTCGATGGGCGGGTTTGAGGTCATCGACTACGACATCCCAGCCGGGACCTGCGCCGCCTATTTTCCGGAATGCAACGCGCTGCTGCCGCTCTGGCAATATGCCGAGGAGAGCAAGACGCCGGCCGCGAAATCCATTCCGATCCGGGTCACCGCGGAATGA
- a CDS encoding cytochrome c oxidase subunit I, producing MSALKLHGELDAIWRRQSGWKGMLTNVNHSDLGIRFMVAAGIYFAIGGILGMLIRAQLATPRSAFVGPEIYNQIFTMHGSLMMFMFAIPFFEGLAMYMLPKLLGSRDLAFPRLSAFGWWCYLFGGFILLTAMALGLAPDGGWFMYTPLASRTYTPGINADVWLLGITFVEISAVCASIEITVTVLKLRAPGMSLGRMPIFAWYILVTALMMVVGFPPLILASTLLEIERAFGWPFFDPARGGHPLLWQHLFWLFGHPEVYIIFLPAAGVISTVLPVMVRHPLVGYGWVVGSILVLGFFSFGLWVHHMFATGIPHLALALFSAASALVAVPTVVQLFAWLATMWAGRPQMRLPMLYIAGFFFNFLIGGLTGVMLAMVPLNWQVHDTAFVTAHLHYVLIGGFVFPMLAGLHYWLPRLIARRSHPLLGQLAFWLIFAGFNLTFLVMHLTGLLGMPRRVSSYEPGLGWDWPNLVSSVGSFVMAFGVAVAIIDFGLAAAFGWRSGRNPWRAGTLEWALPIPAPSYNLASLPQVESREPLDRRHALARSLAQGEGYLGRDRDGLRETTGVDIVSGAISEIVIVPGNSWLPIVTAAVTGGFFLSLLFGFYLAAPVALAGLVLLGWRWAAGLGARSDLGPIPLGRGEHAVPHHESPEAPGWWGSVFALVTDATFFASLLFGYAFLATVGPGWPPPVLAQPSLLAASLAVAGALAALMAEHAALAAARTGQPDRARSAYAAAGAALSVGLTALAAFGWLGLPSPQAHAYGAVVWVLLIYGAVHGLIALAMLLFVRRRLAQGYVSPARLLEPRVVRLWLRYGVLAMIVSLAAIALPAGASWRW from the coding sequence ATGAGCGCGCTCAAGCTCCACGGCGAACTCGATGCGATCTGGCGGCGGCAGAGCGGCTGGAAGGGCATGCTCACCAACGTCAATCACAGCGATCTCGGCATCCGCTTCATGGTCGCGGCAGGGATCTATTTCGCCATCGGCGGCATCCTCGGCATGCTGATCCGGGCGCAGCTCGCGACGCCACGCTCGGCCTTCGTCGGGCCGGAGATCTACAACCAGATCTTCACGATGCATGGCAGCCTGATGATGTTCATGTTCGCGATCCCCTTCTTCGAGGGGCTGGCGATGTACATGCTGCCGAAGCTGCTCGGCTCGCGCGACCTGGCCTTCCCGCGCCTCTCGGCCTTCGGCTGGTGGTGCTATCTCTTCGGCGGCTTCATCCTGCTGACCGCGATGGCACTCGGGCTGGCGCCCGACGGCGGCTGGTTCATGTACACGCCGCTGGCGTCGCGGACCTATACGCCCGGCATCAACGCCGATGTCTGGCTGCTGGGCATCACCTTCGTCGAGATCTCGGCGGTCTGCGCCTCGATCGAGATCACGGTCACCGTGCTGAAGCTGCGCGCGCCTGGCATGTCGCTGGGCAGGATGCCCATCTTCGCCTGGTACATTCTGGTCACTGCGCTGATGATGGTGGTGGGCTTCCCGCCCCTGATCCTCGCCTCGACCCTGCTCGAGATCGAACGCGCCTTCGGCTGGCCCTTCTTCGATCCGGCACGGGGCGGCCATCCCCTGCTCTGGCAGCACCTGTTCTGGCTCTTCGGCCATCCGGAAGTCTACATCATCTTCCTGCCCGCGGCCGGGGTGATCTCGACCGTCCTGCCCGTCATGGTCCGCCATCCGCTGGTCGGCTATGGCTGGGTCGTGGGCTCAATCCTGGTGCTCGGCTTCTTCAGCTTCGGGCTCTGGGTCCACCACATGTTCGCGACCGGCATCCCGCATCTGGCGCTGGCGCTGTTCTCGGCGGCCTCGGCGCTGGTGGCGGTGCCCACCGTGGTCCAGCTCTTCGCCTGGTTGGCGACGATGTGGGCCGGGCGGCCGCAGATGCGCCTGCCGATGCTCTACATCGCCGGATTCTTCTTCAATTTCCTGATCGGCGGGCTGACCGGGGTGATGCTGGCCATGGTGCCGCTAAACTGGCAGGTCCACGACACCGCCTTCGTCACGGCCCATCTGCACTACGTCCTGATCGGCGGCTTCGTCTTCCCGATGCTGGCGGGGCTGCATTACTGGCTGCCGCGGCTGATCGCGCGCCGAAGCCACCCGCTGCTCGGACAGCTCGCCTTCTGGCTGATCTTCGCCGGCTTCAACCTGACCTTCCTGGTGATGCATCTGACGGGTCTGCTGGGCATGCCGCGGCGCGTTTCCAGCTACGAACCCGGGCTCGGCTGGGACTGGCCGAACCTGGTCTCGTCGGTCGGCTCCTTCGTCATGGCCTTCGGTGTCGCGGTCGCGATCATCGATTTCGGCCTCGCCGCCGCGTTCGGCTGGCGCTCGGGGCGCAATCCCTGGCGGGCGGGCACGCTCGAATGGGCGCTGCCGATCCCGGCGCCGAGCTACAACCTCGCCAGCCTCCCGCAGGTCGAGAGCCGCGAGCCGCTCGACCGCCGCCATGCGCTGGCACGCAGCCTCGCCCAGGGCGAAGGCTATCTCGGGCGAGACCGCGATGGCCTGCGCGAGACGACCGGCGTCGACATCGTCTCGGGCGCGATCAGCGAGATCGTCATCGTGCCCGGCAATTCCTGGCTGCCGATCGTGACGGCCGCCGTCACGGGGGGCTTCTTCCTCTCGCTGCTGTTCGGCTTCTACCTGGCAGCGCCGGTGGCGCTGGCGGGCCTCGTTCTCCTCGGATGGCGCTGGGCGGCGGGATTGGGGGCACGGTCCGATCTCGGTCCCATTCCGCTCGGCCGTGGCGAGCACGCTGTGCCCCATCATGAATCGCCGGAGGCGCCGGGCTGGTGGGGCAGCGTCTTCGCGCTGGTGACGGACGCCACCTTCTTCGCCTCGCTGCTCTTCGGCTACGCCTTCCTCGCCACCGTCGGGCCGGGATGGCCGCCGCCGGTCCTGGCGCAGCCCTCGCTTCTCGCCGCGAGCCTGGCTGTGGCGGGTGCGCTGGCCGCGCTGATGGCCGAGCACGCCGCCCTCGCTGCGGCGAGGACAGGACAACCGGACCGGGCACGATCCGCCTATGCCGCCGCTGGCGCCGCATTGTCGGTTGGCCTGACAGCGCTCGCCGCCTTCGGCTGGCTGGGCCTGCCCAGCCCGCAGGCGCACGCCTATGGCGCGGTCGTCTGGGTGCTTCTGATCTATGGCGCCGTGCATGGTCTGATCGCACTCGCCATGCTGCTCTTCGTCCGCCGGCGGCTGGCGCAGGGCTATGTCTCGCCGGCCCGCCTGCTCGAACCGCGGGTGGTGCGGCTCTGGCTCCGCTACGGCGTGCTCGCGATGATCGTCTCGCTCGCGGCCATAGCCCTGCCAGCGGGGGCGTCATGGCGGTGGTGA
- the coxB gene encoding cytochrome c oxidase subunit II: MERIQRLVGIGARRAHRVTPIAAAGIAAGGCTGPLSVLDPAGPAAESILTLMAVLLALSILSFVVIFGLFLLAWRRRRVRAPSLRLFLVGGGLVFPLVLLSVATVYAVVLGERITGAREVPALRVEAQARQWRWEFTRQGAGGSVTRADVLDIPAGRSVEVFVTSADVIHSFWVPRLGGKIDAIPGSRNRILLHADVPGRYGGVCAEFCGTGHSVMGFSVVAHDEAAWARLDGGASP; the protein is encoded by the coding sequence ATGGAGCGGATCCAGCGCCTGGTCGGTATCGGGGCGCGGCGGGCTCATCGCGTCACTCCCATCGCGGCAGCCGGTATCGCGGCGGGGGGCTGCACCGGCCCGCTCTCCGTGCTCGATCCCGCCGGCCCGGCGGCGGAGAGCATCCTGACCCTGATGGCCGTTCTGCTCGCGCTCTCGATCCTGTCCTTCGTCGTCATCTTCGGGCTGTTCCTCCTGGCTTGGCGCCGCCGCCGTGTTCGCGCGCCATCGCTGCGCCTGTTCCTCGTCGGCGGCGGACTGGTATTTCCGCTGGTCCTGCTGAGCGTCGCCACGGTCTATGCGGTGGTCCTCGGTGAGCGCATCACCGGCGCCCGCGAGGTGCCGGCCCTGCGCGTCGAGGCGCAGGCCCGGCAGTGGCGCTGGGAGTTTACCCGCCAGGGCGCGGGAGGTTCCGTCACGCGCGCCGACGTGCTCGATATCCCGGCTGGGCGCAGCGTCGAGGTCTTCGTCACCAGCGCGGATGTGATCCACAGCTTCTGGGTGCCGCGGCTCGGCGGCAAGATCGACGCCATCCCCGGCAGCCGCAACCGCATCCTGCTGCATGCGGATGTGCCGGGGCGCTATGGCGGCGTCTGTGCCGAGTTCTGCGGCACCGGCCACAGCGTCATGGGCTTCAGCGTCGTCGCCCATGACGAAGCGGCCTGGGCGAGGCTCGACGGCGGAGCCAGCCCATGA
- a CDS encoding DUF2231 domain-containing protein: MSPPRPDTDQALDPLHAEKVLSDTDTRVAVAGHPIHAMLVAFPISLTMCTLGADLFYWWTGDVFWTRVALWAIGAAFLIGLLAGLSGTVELLLVPGIRTRPPSWTHFVIAVALLSMLGANFGYRLGGYEEAVLPFGVLLSVLCAGFTGLTGWHGGKLVFDYRLGAGGSKS, translated from the coding sequence ATGAGCCCGCCGCGCCCCGATACCGACCAGGCGCTGGATCCGCTCCATGCGGAAAAGGTTCTGAGCGACACCGACACCCGCGTCGCCGTCGCAGGCCACCCGATCCACGCGATGCTGGTCGCCTTCCCGATCTCGCTGACGATGTGCACGCTCGGCGCCGACCTGTTCTACTGGTGGACCGGGGACGTCTTCTGGACGCGCGTCGCGCTCTGGGCGATCGGCGCCGCCTTCCTGATCGGCCTGCTCGCGGGCCTGTCGGGCACCGTCGAGCTGCTGCTGGTCCCGGGCATCCGCACCCGCCCGCCGAGCTGGACGCATTTCGTGATCGCTGTCGCGCTGCTCAGCATGCTCGGCGCCAATTTCGGCTACCGGCTGGGCGGCTACGAGGAGGCAGTGCTGCCATTCGGCGTCCTGCTCTCGGTTCTGTGTGCCGGTTTCACCGGGCTGACGGGCTGGCATGGCGGGAAGCTCGTCTTCGACTACCGGCTCGGCGCCGGCGGCAGCAAAAGCTGA
- a CDS encoding CopD family protein, whose protein sequence is MIAWLKFLHIAALLFWCGGLLLLPLLLARADNPVRAGEAARMRIFAHFAYNFCVSPAAVVATIAGGSLLFARWVFEPWMFVKLVQIGALVVLHTYLGHCVARLGEAGYVRPAVPPALMLGAGLAIMGAILVTVLAKPHLDAAMMPDWLRQPLNRQLLLPPAPSR, encoded by the coding sequence ATGATCGCCTGGCTCAAATTCCTGCATATCGCCGCGCTGTTGTTCTGGTGTGGCGGCCTGCTGCTGCTGCCGCTGCTGCTGGCGCGCGCAGACAATCCCGTTCGGGCCGGCGAAGCGGCGCGAATGCGGATCTTTGCGCATTTCGCCTACAACTTCTGCGTCAGCCCCGCGGCGGTCGTCGCGACGATCGCCGGCGGCAGCCTGCTCTTCGCCCGCTGGGTGTTCGAGCCCTGGATGTTCGTCAAGCTGGTACAGATCGGCGCGCTCGTCGTCCTGCACACCTATCTCGGCCATTGCGTCGCCCGGCTGGGCGAGGCGGGCTATGTGCGCCCTGCCGTGCCGCCAGCCCTGATGCTGGGCGCTGGCCTCGCGATCATGGGCGCGATTCTCGTGACCGTGCTGGCCAAGCCGCATCTCGACGCCGCCATGATGCCGGACTGGCTCCGGCAGCCCCTCAACCGTCAGCTTTTGCTGCCGCCGGCGCCGAGCCGGTAG
- a CDS encoding cytochrome c oxidase assembly protein, with product MSVGSVVPYCGLPPAPADLAATWNVDPPLLMVLTLAAAAALRLPGPRRRAGLAAVAVLAVVFVSPLCALASALFAARGLHHLVLAALAAPLLAVALPAARPSGVAAPLGLSSLVLWLWHWPALYEAVYRDAGLYWLMQALLLASFVWFWRSVTSARTAPVTALLAIAAGAGQMGLLGALLTLAPIPLYPVHAAGALLWGLNPLQDQQLAGLLMWVPAFFVYGGYALWATRRLDRAAFE from the coding sequence GTGTCGGTCGGAAGTGTCGTTCCCTATTGCGGGCTGCCGCCCGCTCCCGCCGATCTCGCCGCCACCTGGAATGTCGATCCTCCCCTTCTGATGGTGCTGACGCTGGCCGCCGCGGCTGCACTGAGGCTGCCGGGCCCGCGTCGCCGGGCCGGGCTCGCGGCGGTCGCCGTGCTGGCGGTCGTCTTCGTCTCGCCGCTTTGCGCCCTCGCCTCCGCCCTCTTCGCTGCCCGCGGCCTGCATCATCTCGTGCTGGCCGCGCTGGCCGCGCCGCTCCTGGCCGTCGCGCTCCCGGCGGCTCGGCCGTCCGGCGTCGCGGCACCGCTCGGCCTGTCTAGCCTTGTGCTGTGGCTGTGGCACTGGCCCGCCCTCTATGAGGCGGTCTATCGCGACGCGGGCCTCTACTGGCTGATGCAGGCGCTGCTGCTGGCGAGCTTCGTCTGGTTCTGGCGCAGCGTGACGTCGGCGCGGACTGCACCGGTAACGGCATTGCTGGCGATCGCGGCGGGCGCTGGGCAAATGGGGCTGCTGGGTGCGCTGCTCACGCTCGCGCCGATACCGCTCTACCCGGTCCACGCCGCGGGCGCGCTGCTCTGGGGCCTCAATCCGCTGCAGGACCAGCAACTCGCCGGCCTGCTGATGTGGGTGCCCGCCTTCTTCGTCTATGGCGGCTATGCCCTGTGGGCGACGCGCCGGCTCGACCGGGCAGCCTTCGAATGA